One genomic window of Roseobacter ponti includes the following:
- a CDS encoding protein NnrT — protein MRWITFLFTSLMATSLSADGFDRPVPQAQSATAEFWYALACLALIVAMVAVHRLVARR, from the coding sequence ATGCGCTGGATAACTTTTTTGTTCACGAGCCTCATGGCAACGTCTCTGAGCGCCGACGGCTTTGACCGTCCTGTCCCGCAGGCCCAGTCGGCCACGGCCGAGTTCTGGTACGCGCTCGCCTGCCTCGCGCTGATTGTCGCGATGGTGGCGGTACACCGTCTTGTGGCGCGCAGATGA
- a CDS encoding c-type cytochrome, with protein MAEFLTKSRARNIFYGGSVFFVVVFIGMTVHSHRYVVATSTAGMPLSDAVRHGKHIWEENSCINCHSLHGEGAYFAPEVGNVMTRWDVLDDPEDAFETLKGWIEAQPSGIEGRRQMPRYELSDEDIRGLAEFLRWADQTDTQGWPPNEAG; from the coding sequence ATGGCTGAATTTCTGACGAAATCACGGGCGCGCAACATCTTCTACGGAGGCTCGGTGTTTTTCGTCGTGGTCTTCATCGGGATGACAGTTCACTCGCACAGGTATGTTGTCGCCACGTCGACAGCCGGAATGCCACTGAGCGACGCGGTCCGTCATGGCAAACACATCTGGGAGGAAAACTCCTGCATCAACTGTCACAGCCTGCACGGAGAGGGTGCGTATTTTGCGCCCGAGGTCGGCAATGTGATGACCCGATGGGATGTTCTCGATGATCCTGAAGACGCCTTTGAGACCCTCAAGGGCTGGATCGAAGCACAGCCCAGCGGCATCGAAGGCCGCCGGCAGATGCCGCGCTATGAGCTGTCTGACGAGGACATTCGCGGCCTCGCGGAGTTCCTGCGGTGGGCAGATCAGACCGACACACAGGGCTGGCCGCCCAATGAAGCAGGTTAG
- a CDS encoding efflux RND transporter permease subunit, with protein MKFAGRGISDLSVRRPYLAAVFSLLIVLAGIGALWGIEVRELPDVDRPVVSVRANYPGASPTTVDAEVASLVEGAVARVAGVRSVRTSSEEGNFRMRVEFSPGRNLDSASNDVREAVARVENRLPDGVEDLFVVKSEQDANPIIDIAVWSNRRTIDDLTRLVEDAIATEFTALDGVAEVVLFGARERVLRVEVRPDRLAAFGMSIGEVADVLRAAQFDVPVGSFGSGALEVLVRADATVSNPERIEDLVLRDTVRLGDVATVFFGLATADSVARLDGRMIVSLGIVRQAQSNTVRISNQMADAVDRLQLRFPDLGFQITNDDAVFIKGSIVEVIKTLALALVIVIAVMWVFFGHLAATLIPAVTIPVALIGSVAGIWLLGYSINLITLLAMVLATGLVVDDAIVVTENIQRRRQEGMGPRAAAVVGAGQVFFAVIATTVTLIAVFVPISFLPGEAGRLFTEFGFVLAFTVIISSFVALTICPMLASLGDPLGRSGGVFERPGRWLAQGYATLVGPMIRAPLVTIVAASLLAGGALLVYDDLGEELVPAEDRGRVSVWIQGPDGTSLDYTDAQVIQVEQILQPYVDAGVAEALYSITGRYDLNRGAISMGLIPWEDRDISQADIEAEIGSKLAMIPGAQSRIRGGNSLGLRGSSGGGLSVALTGPNYPEIAAAADAFSRDLAEVEGLSGVRIQYQATQPQLSIGVDRARASDLRVPMSTLSDTLRALVDEDEIAELTINDQAVPVLLQSAAGAVRDPVDLMSLYVRSDEDELIPLNQIVTLEERGVAAELDRHAQRRAIEIDTSVSPDVSLRDVIDDVRVLSQEKLPDGIGLIFLGEAASLDETSSALMATYIIALLVVFLVLLAQFESLTSAIVVMLTVPFGVCAAVYAMLLAGITINIYSQIGVLVLIGVMAKNGILLVEFANQLRDAGSSVVEAALEAARVRLRAISMTLICTVMSGLPLILGSGPGAEAREAIGWVIVGGLGLAAVFTLFLTPAAYVLVSGFTSSRASGAQALEKELAALEKS; from the coding sequence ATGAAGTTCGCAGGCAGGGGGATCAGTGATCTCAGCGTGCGCCGCCCGTATCTCGCGGCCGTTTTCAGCCTGCTGATTGTGCTTGCCGGGATCGGCGCCCTGTGGGGCATTGAGGTCCGCGAACTGCCGGACGTGGACCGGCCGGTCGTCTCTGTCCGCGCAAACTATCCGGGCGCGTCGCCGACCACGGTGGATGCCGAAGTCGCTTCGCTGGTCGAGGGTGCTGTGGCGCGGGTTGCCGGGGTCAGATCGGTGCGTACCTCGTCTGAGGAAGGCAACTTTCGCATGCGTGTCGAGTTCAGCCCGGGACGGAATCTGGACAGTGCGTCGAACGATGTGCGCGAGGCCGTAGCACGGGTGGAAAACCGTCTGCCCGACGGGGTCGAAGATCTGTTCGTGGTGAAATCAGAACAGGATGCCAACCCGATTATCGACATCGCCGTCTGGAGCAATCGTCGCACCATAGACGATCTGACACGCCTTGTTGAAGACGCGATTGCGACCGAATTCACGGCCCTTGACGGTGTGGCAGAGGTTGTTCTTTTCGGGGCCCGCGAAAGGGTTCTGCGGGTTGAGGTGCGGCCCGACAGGCTGGCCGCTTTCGGGATGTCGATCGGGGAGGTGGCCGATGTGCTGCGCGCCGCGCAATTCGACGTGCCCGTGGGCAGCTTCGGGTCGGGCGCACTGGAGGTGCTGGTGCGCGCGGATGCGACGGTCTCCAACCCTGAACGGATCGAGGATCTGGTTCTGCGCGACACTGTACGCCTGGGCGATGTGGCGACCGTGTTTTTCGGGCTGGCGACCGCCGACAGTGTCGCGCGCCTGGATGGCCGCATGATCGTGAGCCTCGGCATTGTGCGACAGGCGCAGTCGAATACGGTGCGCATCTCAAACCAGATGGCTGATGCGGTTGACCGGCTTCAGCTGCGGTTTCCCGATCTGGGGTTTCAGATCACCAATGACGACGCTGTGTTTATCAAAGGTTCCATTGTTGAGGTGATCAAGACACTGGCTCTCGCGCTTGTTATTGTTATTGCAGTGATGTGGGTGTTCTTCGGGCATCTGGCCGCCACACTCATTCCTGCCGTTACAATCCCCGTGGCCCTGATCGGCTCCGTCGCGGGCATCTGGCTTCTGGGCTATTCGATCAATCTGATTACGCTGCTGGCAATGGTTCTGGCGACCGGCCTTGTCGTCGATGACGCCATCGTGGTGACCGAAAACATCCAGCGCCGCAGACAGGAAGGCATGGGGCCCAGAGCCGCCGCCGTTGTGGGCGCGGGGCAGGTCTTTTTCGCGGTGATCGCGACAACGGTGACGCTGATCGCAGTATTCGTTCCGATCTCCTTTCTGCCGGGAGAAGCGGGGCGGCTTTTTACCGAGTTCGGGTTCGTGCTGGCCTTTACCGTCATCATCTCTTCTTTCGTCGCCCTGACCATCTGCCCGATGCTTGCCTCGCTGGGAGACCCGCTGGGCAGGAGCGGCGGGGTGTTCGAACGTCCGGGGCGGTGGCTTGCACAGGGGTATGCGACGCTTGTGGGCCCGATGATCCGCGCACCACTGGTGACCATCGTGGCCGCGAGCCTTCTCGCGGGCGGCGCATTGCTGGTGTATGATGATCTGGGTGAGGAACTGGTGCCAGCGGAAGATCGCGGCAGGGTATCAGTCTGGATACAGGGGCCCGACGGGACCAGCCTCGATTATACCGACGCTCAGGTCATTCAGGTTGAGCAAATTCTGCAACCCTATGTCGATGCGGGCGTGGCCGAAGCGTTGTATTCAATCACCGGACGCTATGATCTCAACCGCGGGGCAATCAGCATGGGGCTGATCCCGTGGGAGGACCGGGATATCAGTCAGGCGGACATAGAAGCTGAGATCGGATCAAAACTTGCCATGATCCCAGGCGCGCAAAGCCGGATCCGGGGCGGCAACAGTCTTGGTCTGCGCGGATCTTCCGGCGGCGGCCTCAGCGTGGCCCTCACCGGGCCGAATTATCCTGAAATCGCGGCCGCAGCGGATGCCTTTTCGCGGGATCTCGCAGAGGTTGAGGGGCTGTCGGGCGTGCGCATTCAGTATCAGGCCACGCAACCGCAGCTGAGCATCGGCGTGGACCGTGCGCGTGCCTCGGACCTGCGCGTGCCGATGTCGACGCTGTCGGATACTCTGCGGGCGCTCGTCGATGAAGATGAAATCGCCGAGCTGACCATCAATGATCAGGCAGTGCCCGTGCTGCTGCAATCGGCGGCGGGTGCGGTGCGTGACCCGGTTGACCTGATGAGCCTTTATGTCCGTTCGGACGAGGATGAGCTGATCCCGCTCAACCAGATCGTGACCCTGGAAGAAAGAGGCGTCGCAGCCGAACTGGATCGCCACGCACAACGCCGCGCCATCGAGATCGACACATCCGTTTCGCCGGACGTCAGCCTGCGCGATGTGATCGACGACGTCCGCGTGCTGTCACAGGAAAAACTGCCCGACGGGATCGGCCTGATCTTTCTTGGCGAAGCCGCGTCGCTGGATGAAACGTCATCTGCCCTGATGGCCACTTATATCATCGCATTACTTGTCGTCTTTCTGGTGTTGCTGGCGCAGTTTGAGAGCCTGACCAGCGCGATTGTCGTCATGCTGACCGTGCCCTTCGGTGTCTGTGCGGCGGTCTATGCGATGCTGCTGGCCGGGATCACGATCAACATCTACAGCCAGATCGGCGTTCTCGTCCTGATCGGTGTGATGGCCAAGAACGGCATCCTTCTGGTCGAATTCGCCAATCAGCTGCGTGACGCAGGCAGTTCTGTGGTGGAGGCGGCGCTGGAGGCCGCCCGGGTTCGGTTGCGCGCGATTTCCATGACGCTCATCTGCACCGTGATGTCCGGCCTGCCCCTGATCCTTGGCAGCGGACCGGGCGCCGAGGCGCGCGAAGCGATTGGCTGGGTTATCGTCGGAGGGCTGGGGCTTGCTGCGGTTTTCACGTTGTTCCTGACCCCGGCAGCTTATGTCCTTGTCAGCGGGTTCACATCTTCGCGCGCCTCGGGTGCGCAGGCTCTTGAAAAAGAACTGGCCGCTCTCGAAAAATCCTGA
- a CDS encoding CbbQ/NirQ/NorQ/GpvN family protein translates to MNIASTPDLPFYQPAGGECELFRTAHKNGLPLLLKGPTGCGKTRFVEHMAARLGKPLHTVACHDDLSAADLIGRYLLKGGETVWTDGPLTRAVREGGICYLDEVVEARKDVTVVLHPLTDTRRTLMIDRTGEELLAPKDFMLVASYNPGYQNVLKRLKPSTRQRFLSVSFDFPDPETEIAVVAAESGLARDRVVPLVRLAGHIRRLSGMDLEEGVSTRLLIYAATLMTGGTGVDQALEAAVIEPLSDEPDVQLALRDLIATIYG, encoded by the coding sequence ATGAATATCGCAAGCACTCCGGATCTGCCGTTTTACCAGCCTGCGGGCGGCGAATGCGAGCTCTTCAGGACGGCCCATAAAAACGGTCTGCCCCTTCTTCTGAAGGGGCCGACCGGCTGCGGGAAAACCCGGTTTGTCGAACACATGGCCGCGCGTCTGGGCAAACCGCTCCACACTGTCGCATGCCATGATGATCTGTCGGCAGCGGACCTGATCGGGCGCTACCTGCTCAAAGGGGGCGAGACGGTCTGGACGGACGGGCCGCTGACGCGCGCCGTGCGCGAGGGCGGGATCTGCTATCTTGATGAGGTGGTTGAGGCGCGCAAAGACGTGACTGTCGTGCTGCACCCGCTGACGGACACCCGGCGCACGCTGATGATCGACCGCACCGGAGAGGAACTGCTTGCGCCGAAAGACTTCATGCTGGTGGCCTCCTATAACCCGGGCTATCAGAACGTGCTGAAACGGCTGAAACCCTCTACGCGACAGCGTTTCCTGTCGGTGTCTTTCGATTTCCCCGACCCGGAGACCGAGATTGCCGTCGTGGCCGCCGAAAGTGGTCTGGCGCGGGATCGTGTCGTGCCCCTGGTGCGGCTGGCCGGGCACATCAGGCGCTTGTCGGGCATGGATCTCGAAGAAGGCGTCTCGACCCGACTACTGATCTATGCGGCAACGCTGATGACAGGTGGCACGGGCGTGGATCAGGCCCTTGAGGCGGCGGTTATCGAGCCGCTCAGCGATGAGCCCGATGTGCAGCTGGCACTGCGCGATCTGATCGCAACAATCTACGGATAA
- a CDS encoding efflux RND transporter periplasmic adaptor subunit: MMSFLKQLVICACLIAAVASFWHFRNGLFYLGGMSSADTPAGQQRQGRTEGTPVIVAFTEIIQDDRTLSAIGTGFALRAITLRAPASGEIIQFNIEAGRRFAEGDTLMQLEDADERFAVALAEARFSRARDERDRYLRLQDSGVATNVRLEQVQTDFQVAGIELDRARDDLDNRVLRAPFDGIAGLASVEVGDRITVDDPIASFDDRSRILLEFDLPEALLGRVSIGLGVSATTPSVPDRSFGGRISSIDSRVDAATRTNRVRATIDNSADLLRSGASFALMLNLPGDSFPAVPELALQFSEGALHVWRVTDGAAERVGVRLVRRRAGLVIVDGPLSAGDPVVVEGTQRLRGGSAVQVLNDDEEPSS, translated from the coding sequence TGCATCCTTCTGGCATTTCCGGAACGGTTTGTTTTACCTGGGTGGTATGTCGTCAGCGGACACCCCGGCGGGACAGCAGCGGCAGGGGCGGACAGAAGGCACGCCGGTGATCGTTGCCTTCACAGAAATCATTCAGGATGATCGCACATTGTCGGCTATCGGCACGGGTTTTGCCCTGCGTGCCATTACGCTGCGCGCACCGGCCAGTGGCGAAATCATTCAGTTCAACATCGAGGCCGGGCGCAGGTTTGCCGAAGGCGACACGCTGATGCAGCTTGAGGACGCGGATGAACGCTTTGCCGTGGCCCTCGCCGAAGCTCGTTTTTCCCGCGCCAGAGATGAGCGCGACAGATATCTGCGCCTGCAGGACAGCGGGGTTGCAACGAATGTGCGGCTCGAACAGGTGCAGACCGATTTTCAGGTTGCCGGAATAGAACTGGACCGCGCCCGGGATGATCTCGACAACAGAGTGTTGCGCGCGCCCTTTGATGGCATCGCGGGTCTGGCCTCGGTTGAGGTCGGGGACAGGATCACCGTGGATGACCCGATTGCCAGTTTTGATGACCGAAGTCGCATCCTGCTGGAATTCGATCTGCCCGAGGCGCTTCTGGGTCGGGTGTCGATCGGGCTTGGCGTGTCGGCGACCACACCCTCGGTGCCGGACCGCAGTTTTGGCGGCAGGATCAGTTCCATTGACAGCCGTGTGGATGCCGCGACCCGGACCAACCGTGTTCGGGCAACGATTGATAATTCCGCCGATCTGCTGCGCTCCGGCGCATCCTTTGCGCTGATGCTCAATCTGCCGGGCGACAGCTTCCCTGCGGTGCCCGAACTGGCGCTGCAGTTCTCAGAGGGAGCATTGCATGTCTGGCGTGTGACGGATGGTGCAGCCGAAAGGGTAGGGGTTCGCCTTGTCCGGCGTCGCGCGGGGCTGGTGATTGTCGACGGACCGCTGAGCGCAGGCGATCCTGTTGTCGTTGAGGGTACGCAAAGGCTGCGCGGCGGGAGTGCGGTTCAGGTGCTGAATGATGACGAGGAACCGAGCTCATGA
- a CDS encoding DUF1858 domain-containing protein, whose translation MSCPRLSVPDLPLDELMTRWPGTVRVFLRHRMLCVGCMVSPFHTITDACREYHLNEDAFLTELMEAAGLM comes from the coding sequence ATGTCTTGTCCGCGCCTGAGCGTTCCGGATCTGCCGCTGGATGAACTGATGACCCGGTGGCCCGGCACGGTGCGGGTCTTTTTAAGGCACAGGATGCTCTGCGTGGGCTGCATGGTCAGCCCGTTTCATACCATCACCGATGCCTGCAGAGAGTATCACCTGAACGAAGACGCGTTTCTGACCGAACTGATGGAAGCCGCCGGCCTGATGTAG
- a CDS encoding NnrS family protein, which produces MTPARAGQSQRGQRTALFSFGFRPFFLSGAIWAVLAMLLWLTALSGAITLPTRFDPVSWHAHEFLFGYLGAVLAGFLLTAVPNWTGRLPMVGWPLVTLFALWVSGRLVIFWSALLPGVITMAADLSFPLALLVVVLREIIAGRHWRNLVVLALLVLFILANGIFHLEAMTGAYPAQGYGLRLGLATAVMIIALIGGRIIPSFTRNWLARTGRTARPSPPMQKYDKLVLLASVLILALWVARPSGSYTASCLLVFGLLHLVRLLRWQGHQTLTEPLVWVLHVSYAFIPAGAAALGIRLATDQDTTVAAQHLWMSGAIGSMTLAVMTRATLGHTGKELTADRGTVIIYLCLFGSVLARVASSPRLDLSSLSGILWLAAFGGFAVIYGPLLARPRRVQPDPQE; this is translated from the coding sequence ATGACACCTGCCCGGGCCGGACAATCACAAAGAGGTCAGCGCACCGCGCTCTTCAGTTTCGGCTTCAGACCTTTTTTCCTCTCAGGCGCAATCTGGGCCGTGCTGGCGATGCTGCTCTGGTTAACGGCTCTGTCTGGTGCGATCACCCTGCCCACACGTTTTGACCCTGTTTCCTGGCATGCGCATGAATTTCTTTTCGGATATCTGGGTGCCGTTCTGGCGGGGTTTCTGCTGACCGCGGTGCCGAACTGGACCGGGCGACTGCCCATGGTCGGCTGGCCCCTTGTCACGCTCTTTGCGCTCTGGGTCTCGGGACGCCTGGTGATCTTCTGGTCGGCTCTGCTTCCGGGCGTCATCACTATGGCCGCAGATCTGAGCTTTCCTCTGGCGCTGCTTGTCGTAGTCCTGCGCGAGATCATCGCTGGCAGGCACTGGCGAAACCTTGTCGTCCTGGCGCTGCTGGTCCTTTTCATTCTGGCCAATGGCATCTTTCACCTTGAGGCAATGACAGGCGCATATCCGGCGCAGGGCTACGGGCTTCGGCTGGGCCTCGCAACTGCGGTGATGATAATCGCGCTGATCGGTGGCCGGATCATTCCGTCGTTCACCCGGAACTGGCTGGCACGCACCGGCAGGACAGCGCGGCCTTCACCGCCGATGCAGAAGTATGACAAACTGGTTCTTCTGGCGAGCGTGCTCATCCTGGCTCTTTGGGTCGCACGGCCTTCCGGCTCTTACACCGCGTCGTGTCTTCTGGTGTTTGGCCTTCTGCATCTCGTGCGTCTCCTGCGCTGGCAGGGACATCAGACACTGACTGAACCGCTTGTCTGGGTGCTGCATGTCTCTTACGCCTTTATTCCTGCCGGTGCCGCAGCACTCGGCATCAGGCTGGCAACAGACCAGGACACAACCGTTGCGGCCCAGCATCTGTGGATGTCGGGCGCGATCGGGTCAATGACACTGGCGGTGATGACACGGGCGACGCTGGGCCATACGGGAAAAGAACTGACCGCCGACCGGGGCACCGTGATCATTTACCTGTGTTTATTCGGCTCCGTTCTGGCGCGGGTGGCCAGTTCACCCCGGCTCGATCTGAGCAGTTTGTCCGGCATCCTCTGGCTGGCAGCTTTCGGAGGATTTGCAGTCATCTACGGCCCGCTGCTCGCCAGGCCGCGAAGGGTGCAGCCGGACCCGCAGGAATGA
- a CDS encoding nitric oxide reductase activation protein NorD, whose translation MRLLDLMEPEETVGNIWHDLACGIGAEVLYPDAAIALSSVRPSLAVLFRSLGGAPGVELSEATATVVRHRRSVRRRLGADRDREWLARFDGECLALPPVIAVFPDPVLNRAAYFWLTALAATTDVTTIDLSGDGPARDCALLRANAAAAGKADSACPGLRDAFAQMIQFCLSARPDVARPAVEAAMEVAVCDQLRGLEPTLPAGPAPRGYMPFAPVPVWLCFAPPGSGNAAGDGPADAATPPPNAASSNRKPGRRKDQDQHSRKDSLIIHRFESILSWVESMNINRSIDDDDEENAQKAADDHDEITLSRQDRKAATRLRLHLDLSPADADHEALAGKFTYPEWNHRSRSYMPDHCRVLDASAEPGADLFAPDARRLREVRRQFEALRPRRILQPRQLEGSELDLDALLTTRADLLATGRGSDRIWQSARQTERDLSVAFLIDTSRSTEAAIGDTSVIGVAREAMAALAGGIDAAGDRLGIWGFSSLRRDRVFMTRCKAFDDPMSSDITRSIGALRPGHYTRLGAAIRHVSAQLAEEPCARKLLIVLTDGKPNDLDHYEGQHGIEDSHMAVREARNAGQSLHGIIIDADGQDWFARIFGRGGFTLLPDPERLTRALPDIYRTLTQET comes from the coding sequence ATGCGTCTCCTTGATCTCATGGAGCCTGAAGAAACTGTCGGAAACATCTGGCACGATCTGGCCTGCGGGATCGGCGCAGAGGTCCTTTACCCCGACGCAGCCATAGCACTGTCCTCGGTCCGTCCGAGCCTCGCTGTGCTGTTCCGGTCTCTTGGTGGCGCGCCGGGCGTCGAACTGAGCGAGGCTACGGCGACAGTGGTCCGGCACCGGCGATCGGTCCGGCGCAGACTGGGCGCGGACAGAGATCGTGAATGGCTGGCCCGCTTCGACGGCGAATGCCTTGCATTGCCGCCTGTCATTGCGGTCTTCCCCGACCCTGTACTGAACCGTGCCGCTTATTTCTGGCTCACTGCGCTGGCCGCGACAACGGATGTCACGACAATCGACCTCAGCGGAGACGGACCTGCTCGTGACTGCGCCCTGCTTCGCGCCAATGCGGCCGCGGCTGGCAAGGCCGACAGCGCCTGCCCGGGGCTGCGGGACGCCTTTGCTCAGATGATACAGTTCTGTCTGTCCGCGCGCCCCGACGTTGCACGCCCGGCCGTGGAAGCCGCAATGGAGGTCGCCGTCTGCGATCAGTTGCGCGGTCTTGAGCCGACCCTGCCCGCAGGTCCGGCCCCGCGCGGCTATATGCCTTTTGCACCGGTGCCGGTCTGGTTGTGCTTTGCCCCACCCGGCTCCGGCAATGCCGCCGGAGATGGGCCTGCGGATGCGGCGACGCCGCCCCCGAATGCCGCCTCTTCGAACCGCAAACCGGGCCGGCGCAAAGATCAGGATCAGCACAGCCGCAAGGACAGCCTCATCATCCATCGCTTCGAATCCATCCTGTCATGGGTGGAATCGATGAACATCAACCGCAGCATTGACGATGATGACGAAGAAAACGCTCAGAAAGCCGCCGACGATCATGACGAGATCACCCTGTCCCGACAGGATCGCAAAGCCGCGACCCGTCTGCGGCTGCATCTTGATCTGTCTCCCGCAGACGCTGATCACGAAGCACTTGCAGGAAAATTCACCTATCCCGAATGGAACCACCGCAGCCGCAGCTATATGCCGGATCACTGTCGCGTTCTGGATGCGTCGGCAGAACCCGGCGCGGACCTCTTTGCCCCGGACGCGCGCCGCCTGCGCGAGGTGCGCAGGCAGTTTGAGGCGTTGCGCCCGCGCCGCATTCTGCAGCCACGGCAGCTGGAGGGATCTGAGCTTGATCTTGATGCACTGCTGACCACGCGCGCCGATCTTCTGGCGACCGGCCGCGGATCAGACCGCATCTGGCAATCCGCAAGACAGACCGAACGGGATCTGTCAGTCGCCTTTCTGATCGATACATCGCGCTCCACCGAAGCCGCCATCGGTGACACATCGGTCATCGGGGTGGCACGCGAAGCAATGGCGGCCCTCGCGGGAGGCATCGACGCGGCAGGAGACAGGCTCGGGATATGGGGCTTTTCTTCGCTGCGCCGGGACCGCGTTTTTATGACACGGTGCAAGGCCTTTGACGATCCGATGTCGTCCGACATCACCCGAAGCATCGGCGCACTCAGACCCGGCCACTACACCCGGCTGGGTGCCGCGATCCGCCATGTCAGCGCACAACTGGCCGAAGAACCATGCGCGCGGAAACTGCTGATCGTCCTGACCGACGGCAAGCCTAACGATCTTGATCACTATGAAGGCCAGCATGGGATCGAAGACAGCCACATGGCTGTGCGCGAGGCCCGGAACGCCGGGCAGAGCCTGCATGGCATTATCATCGATGCAGACGGACAGGACTGGTTCGCCCGCATCTTTGGCCGTGGCGGTTTTACCCTGCTGCCCGATCCGGAACGCCTGACCCGGGCACTGCCCGACATCTACCGCACCCTGACGCAGGAGACCTGA
- a CDS encoding cbb3-type cytochrome c oxidase subunit I produces MKYQSQKVAYWYILAAMALFGIQVLGGLLAGWIYVSPNFLSELLPFNIIRMIHTNALIVWLLLGFFGAAYFLIPEESEREIWSPKLAYIQLIILLVGTLGAVGSYLAGIHGGREFLEQPLWVKFGILVAALIFLLNVSMTVLSGKKTAITNVLLMGLWLLSLLWIFAFINPDNLSLDKMYWWFVVHLWVEATWELVMAAILAFLLLKLTGVDREVVEKWLYVIVATALFSGILGTGHHFYWIGLPGYWQWVGSIFSTFEVIPFFLMMSFAFVMVWKGRKNHPNKAALLWSLGSSTVAFFGAGVWGFLHTLHGVNFYSHGTQITAAHGHLAFYGAYVALNLALFSYAMPILRGRMPYNQVLNMASFWLMTGGMAFMTFVLTFAGTIQTHMQRVVGDYYMDVQDSLSVFYLMRFGAGFAVVIGALLFIYSMLVIRKSEVIEPGPANPVPGE; encoded by the coding sequence ATGAAATATCAGTCTCAGAAAGTGGCTTACTGGTACATCCTGGCCGCGATGGCCCTTTTCGGCATTCAGGTGCTGGGCGGATTGCTGGCAGGCTGGATCTATGTCTCGCCCAATTTCCTGTCTGAACTTCTGCCGTTCAATATCATCCGGATGATCCATACCAACGCTCTGATCGTCTGGCTGCTGCTGGGCTTTTTTGGTGCCGCCTATTTCCTGATCCCGGAGGAATCCGAACGCGAGATCTGGTCGCCGAAACTGGCCTATATCCAGCTCATCATTCTGCTGGTGGGCACGCTGGGGGCGGTCGGATCCTACCTTGCCGGCATCCACGGCGGACGCGAGTTTCTTGAACAGCCGCTCTGGGTGAAGTTCGGCATCCTCGTTGCCGCGCTGATCTTTCTGCTGAACGTGTCGATGACCGTTCTGTCGGGTAAGAAAACGGCCATCACGAATGTGCTGCTGATGGGCCTTTGGCTGCTGTCGCTGCTGTGGATTTTCGCCTTCATCAACCCCGACAACCTGTCGCTGGATAAAATGTACTGGTGGTTCGTTGTGCATCTCTGGGTCGAAGCGACCTGGGAACTGGTCATGGCGGCGATCCTTGCCTTTTTGTTACTGAAGCTCACCGGTGTTGACCGCGAAGTTGTCGAAAAATGGCTTTACGTCATCGTCGCCACGGCGCTGTTCTCGGGCATTCTCGGCACAGGACACCACTTTTACTGGATCGGCCTGCCCGGATACTGGCAGTGGGTCGGCTCGATCTTTTCGACATTCGAAGTAATCCCGTTCTTTCTGATGATGAGCTTTGCCTTTGTCATGGTCTGGAAGGGACGAAAGAACCATCCCAACAAGGCCGCTCTGCTGTGGTCGCTGGGGTCATCCACCGTCGCCTTCTTCGGGGCGGGTGTCTGGGGCTTTCTGCACACGCTGCACGGGGTGAACTTTTACAGCCACGGCACACAGATTACCGCCGCGCACGGACACCTCGCTTTCTACGGTGCCTACGTCGCGCTCAACCTCGCGCTCTTCTCTTATGCGATGCCGATCCTGCGCGGCCGCATGCCCTATAACCAGGTGCTTAACATGGCGAGTTTCTGGCTGATGACGGGCGGCATGGCATTTATGACCTTCGTGCTGACTTTCGCCGGCACCATCCAGACCCACATGCAACGGGTGGTGGGGGACTATTACATGGATGTCCAGGACAGCCTGTCGGTCTTTTACCTGATGCGGTTTGGCGCTGGTTTTGCGGTGGTGATCGGGGCGCTGCTGTTCATCTACTCCATGCTGGTGATCCGCAAATCCGAGGTCATCGAACCCGGACCTGCCAATCCGGTACCGGGAGAGTGA
- a CDS encoding NnrT protein, protein MTGEGWSTTQIAAALYPFGAGAAAVNVFFASLIFSWVGGPVATTSWSVGLGCVLALPATWYFARHIRRLMDAADADQQKTGA, encoded by the coding sequence ATGACCGGCGAAGGCTGGTCCACGACACAGATCGCAGCAGCACTTTACCCCTTCGGAGCCGGGGCCGCTGCGGTTAACGTCTTTTTCGCCTCACTGATCTTCAGCTGGGTGGGCGGGCCTGTGGCAACGACGTCCTGGTCGGTTGGTCTGGGCTGCGTTCTCGCTCTGCCTGCGACCTGGTATTTTGCCCGCCACATCCGCCGGCTGATGGATGCAGCCGACGCAGATCAGCAGAAAACAGGCGCCTGA